In Candidatus Binatus sp., a genomic segment contains:
- a CDS encoding pyridoxamine 5'-phosphate oxidase family protein — translation MSEWHKSITAEMKEFIAEQKVFFVATAPHEGRINLSPKGMDTFRVVDDNRVLYLDLTGSGNETAAHLLENGRITVMFCSFDKTARIMRLYGRGRTIHPRDDRWNEYFAMFPSEPGVRQIMEIEVETAMTSCGYAVPREGVAERDTLRRYWQKCGDDAVVKYQQQNNLESIDGLPTGIFADDTRSAK, via the coding sequence ATGTCCGAGTGGCACAAGAGCATCACAGCCGAGATGAAAGAGTTCATCGCGGAGCAGAAAGTCTTCTTCGTCGCGACCGCACCGCACGAGGGACGTATCAACCTCTCGCCCAAGGGGATGGACACGTTCCGTGTGGTCGATGACAATCGCGTGCTTTATCTCGACCTGACCGGCAGCGGCAATGAGACGGCGGCCCATCTTCTCGAGAACGGCCGCATCACAGTGATGTTCTGCTCGTTCGACAAAACCGCGCGCATCATGCGGCTCTATGGCCGCGGCCGCACGATTCATCCGCGCGATGACAGGTGGAACGAGTACTTTGCGATGTTCCCTTCGGAGCCCGGCGTGCGGCAAATCATGGAGATTGAAGTCGAAACCGCGATGACCTCATGCGGCTACGCCGTGCCGCGCGAAGGTGTAGCGGAGCGGGATACGCTGCGCAGGTACTGGCAGAAATGCGGCGACGACGCAGTCGTGAAGTATCAGCAGCAGAACAACCTCGAAAGCATCGACGGCCTGCCGACCGGGATTTTCGCCGACGATACCCGCAGCGCCAAGTGA